One region of Phragmites australis chromosome 18, lpPhrAust1.1, whole genome shotgun sequence genomic DNA includes:
- the LOC133899735 gene encoding uncharacterized protein LOC133899735: MGTQPSAPSSLAPDVSMQGWLARNPAALGRAVAARWGSDLPFLFKALSTQAHPDRELARRSTRCASPRTATPTTSPRWPSPSPSSTRSAASPASRLFSKQNAHDQKRDSGSCNCSEVYPKMALTILYSHKVCSIPEPLPGLSCSTAT, translated from the exons ATGGGCACGCAGCCGTCCGCGCCGTCGTCACTGGCGCCCGACGTCTCCATGCAGGGCTGGCTCGCGCGGAACCCCGCCGCGCTAGGCCGCGCCGTCGCTGCGCGCTGGGGCAGCGACCTCCCGTTCCTCTTCAAGGCGCTGTCGACCCAGGCGCACCCGGACCGGGAGCTCGCGCGGCGCTCCACGCGCTGCGCCTCGCCACGTACCGCGACGCCAACCACAAGCCCGAGATGGCCGTCGCCGTCACCGAGTTCCACGCGCTCTGCGGCTTCGCCGGCATCAAG GCTGTTTAGCAAGCAAAATGCACACGATCAGAAGAGAGACAGCGGCAGCTGTAATTGTTCAGAAGTATATCCGAAGATGGCTTTGACTATCCTTTATTCTCACAAAGTTTGCTCCATTCCAGAGCCCCTTCCCGGATTAAGTTGTTCAACTGCAACTTGA